A genomic window from Methanobrevibacter sp. TLL-48-HuF1 includes:
- a CDS encoding molybdenum cofactor biosynthesis protein B, protein MKSETTEKHKKLSSNDIACGVITLSDSITTDKDDLSGQYLADEISKRYTLKSKTIIPDDKESLIKTIKEMINKNIDVILTTGGTGLDSRDITVETVEELFDKKIEGFGEIFRHQSFLEIGSGALISRATAGVYKKTVIFSMPGSPNAVKTASNIIIDEFPHLVFHAKK, encoded by the coding sequence AATTATCATCTAATGATATTGCCTGTGGTGTAATAACACTAAGTGACAGCATCACTACGGATAAGGATGATCTATCAGGACAATATCTTGCAGATGAAATATCAAAAAGATACACATTAAAATCCAAAACAATAATACCTGATGATAAAGAATCATTAATTAAAACCATTAAAGAAATGATTAATAAAAATATTGATGTTATCTTAACAACAGGTGGAACAGGACTAGACAGTAGAGATATAACTGTTGAAACTGTAGAGGAACTTTTTGATAAAAAAATTGAAGGTTTTGGTGAAATTTTCAGACATCAATCTTTCTTAGAAATCGGTTCAGGAGCACTTATTTCAAGAGCAACTGCAGGAGTATATAAAAAAACAGTAATCTTTTCCATGCCTGGCTCTCCTAATGCAGTTAAAACAGCATCTAACATCATAATAGATGAATTCCCTCATCTAGTATTCCATGCAAAAAAATAA